The proteins below come from a single Papaver somniferum cultivar HN1 chromosome 11, ASM357369v1, whole genome shotgun sequence genomic window:
- the LOC113324741 gene encoding uncharacterized protein LOC113324741, whose amino-acid sequence MDGPEHWSNAFFEGCRYGEVASSVAESVNNWVKDEKRMPVSAVDNTIRMKLMEMIHKRHKISETMTSRLTPDYENKLKELTDEGNSWIVIPAGDTLFEVVADHRYAVNLETFHCSCNRWKVYGFPCSHAIQCILLSGKQVYDFVQPYLTSSWYKTLYSFAIHPVPDSEKENESSNNVRVIPPPVKKGPGRPKTERFQPKFVKVKNEKRKIRCL is encoded by the exons ATGGATGGACCCGAGCATTGGTCCAATGCGTTTTTTGAGGGATGTAGGTACGGTGAAGTTGCTTCAAGTGTGGCTGAATCTGTCAATAATTGGGTGAAGGACGAGAAGAGGATGCCGGTATCAGCTGTCGATAATACTATTAGAATGAAACTCATGGAAATGATCCATAAGCGTCATAAGATTTCCGAAACTATGACAAGTCGCTTGACTCCGGATTATGAAAACAAGTTAAAAGAACTTACTGATGAAGGTAACTCTTGGATCGTTATACCTGCTGGGGATACTTTGTTTGAAGTTGTTGCTGATCACCGGTATGCTGTCAATTTGGAGACTTTTCATTGTTCTTGCAATAGGTGGAAGGTTTATGGATTTCCTTGCAGCCATGCTATTCAATGCATATTGTTGTCCGGCAAACAAGTATATGACTTTGTTCAGCCGTATCTCACATCTAGCTGGTACAAAACTCTTTATTCTTTCGCTATCCATCCTGTTCCAGATTCCGAGAAAGAGAATGAGTCATCTAACAATGTGCGAGTTATTCCTCCTCCTGTTAAAAAGGGTCCAGGGCGTCCAAAGACTGAGCGTTTTCAGCCAAAGTTTGTGAAGGTGAAGAatgagaagagaaagataagatgc cTTTAG